The Clostridiales bacterium FE2011 sequence CCGTGGATATTCTGGCATTAATTCAATCAATCTTTCTGTGCGTCCTTCTTTATCCAATAGGATTTCAATGTTTTCCACATCGCCGCCTAAATGCATCATAAATTCTCTGCAAATACCACAAGACGGAATAATGTTGCCATCTTTATATACTGAAACCACTTTTGTAATTTCACTTTCTCCATATGTAAGCATTGTTGATAGAGCATTTCTTTCAGCACACATTCCTATAGAGCCATCAGTATCTATACATATTCCTTTGTAAATATTTCCCTTTTTTGTGAGCACGGCAGATGCCACACTTCCTACCCACATTTTATTCGAAACATCATGAGGATTCAAAACACTCATAGCTTCCTCATATAGTCTTTCCCATTCTTTGTCCATCGTTTTTCCCCCTAATAAATCCCAATTGGCCTTAGTCAATAATTTCAAAAGATATTTTGGCAAGCCCATACTGGCTACCGATCCCAATTTTAACATATCCTCTGGATTTTTGACAGAAAACTTTCGCTGCTGTCATTAACCCAACCTTCGCCTTGGACTTGAACGTCATACTATATGTTGCATAGCCATCATAATTTATATACACGGTGGCATGGCTCAGTCGGTAGAGCACATCGTTCACATCGACGGGGCAAACGAAGGAAACGTCTCCCCAGTGGGGAGTGTCGAAGACAAGTGACTTGAGTTTGTTGGCGTGAAAGGAAGAATGAAGCCTGCTCCAAAGGCTTCAGGCGACCATTGAACGAACGGAACACAGGTTCGAGTCCTGTTGCGACCACCAACCCAAGAAAGTCCTTGAGAAATCAGGGACTTTCTTCTTTTTTGTCTTCTCCCCCGGGGCGTTCAAATCCTCCCCGCAAGAGCGTTTTTTCATGATGTAAACGGTTTGCTCCGTCAACATGGCTACGCGATTTTCGCGTAGCTCTATTGGCAGTCATACCGTCATTTTCGGTTTTCGTAGATGTAAACGGAATGACGGATACCGACAAAAATCCCGCGGGGAGTTTTCTGCTGCTCCCCGTGGGCTATTTTATTTCTACCTCAGGCTACCACGCCGATGCACTGCTTCATGCTGATTCGGAGCCGGATCAAGGTCAAGCGCTACGCAGTCATCAACATCAACAAGGGATTCCTCATGTTCATATCACTCCTTGCAATTTCTCATTGACAGAAAAACTCCTATATGGTACAATTTCAAAGTACTACTATGTAGGAGTTGTTTTCATGGTAACGAACGGCGGTTTTCTGGTCACAAAGATCAAGCAGCTGGGTGACCGTATCTTTGAAAAAGTGCTGGCCGAAAAAGGCGTTGACGCCTTCAACGGCGCACAGGGACGGATCCTGTATGTCCTCTGGCAGCAGGACGGCGTGCCGATCAAAACAATCTCTGAAACATGCGGTCTTGCCATCACATCCCTGACCACAATGCTGGAGCGCATGGAACGCCAGGGCCTGCTCCGCAGAGAGCCTGACAGCCGGGACAAGCGGAAGACCCTGTTGTTCCTGACCGATAAAGCCAGAGCGCTGAAGGCCGACTATGACGCCGTTTCCGACCAGATGGGGGCGCTATATTATCAGGATTTCACGGATGATGAAGTCCGGCAGTTTGAGGAATACCTGCAGCGGATACAGCGGAATCTGGAGGAGAAGCTAAAGTCATGAGCGTATGCATCAAGGATCTGATCCAGAACATGAACCTGGTGATCGGTTGTACGGTGGGCTGTCCGTACTGCTACGCGCGAAACAATGTGAAGCGTTATCACATGATCGATGATTTCTCACAGCCGGAGTTCTTTCCGGGCAAGCTGCGATTGATGGACAAGCCCCGCCCGCAGAACTTCCTGCTGACGGGCATGAGCGACCTGGCGGGTTGGAAACCGGAATGGCGTGAGGCGGTCTTTACGAAGATCCGCGAGAACCCCCAGCACCAGTTCCTCTTCCTCAGCAAGCGTCCCGACCTGCTGGATTTCAGCACCGACCTGGACAATGCCTGGTTTGGCGTCACAGTTACCCGAAAAGCAGAGCTCTGGCGCATCGACGCGCTGCGGAAAAATGTAAAAGCCGGACATTATCACGTAACCTTCGAGCCGCTCTTCGATGATCCGGGCACGGTAGATCTGTCCGGTATCGACTGGATCGTCGTCGGCACCATGACCGGAGCGCAGAGCCGGAAGATTCACACCGAGCCCGCATGGGCTTGTTCCCTGACAGAGCAGGCGCATAACGGTCACATCCCCGTTTTCTGGAAAGAGGATCTCGTTCCCATCATGGGTGAAGAACAGATGATCCAGGAACTGCCGGGAGCATTCAATCATGTATTGGAGGAGCAGAGAACATGGAGCAGCCGGAAATCAAAGTAGGATTTGTCCAGACGAAGAGCATCATGACCAAGTCGAATGGGCCGCTGGGCGGGTATTCGGTCAACCCGTATGTGGGCTGTCCCCATGCCTGCAAATACTGCTATGCCAGCTTTATGAAGCGGTTTACCGGGCATACCGAGGATTGGGGCACCTTCATGGATGTGAAGGAATGGCCCGCCATCACCAATCCGCAGAAATATGCCGGGCAGAAGGTGATCGTCGGCACGGTGACCGACGGATATAACCCGTTGGAGGAGAAGTTCGGAAAGACCCGCCTTCTTCTGGAACAGCTGAAGGACAGCGGCGCGGATATCCTGATCTGCACCAAATCCGATCTCGTCCTGCGGGATATGGATCTGCTGACGGAGATCAACAAGCGGAACCGGCTGACGGTTTCATGGTCAGTGAACACGCTGGATGAAAAATTCAAAAACGATATGGACGCGGCGGTCAGCATCGAAAGACGTCTCGCGGCTATGAAGCAGGTCTACGACGCGGGCATCCGGACGGTATGCTTCATTTCGCCGGTATTTCCCGGGATCACGGACATTGAGGCGATCTTCGAACGGGCGAAGGATCAGTGCGACCTGGTCTGGCTGGAGAACCTGAACCTGCGCGGCGGATTCAAGAAGACGATCATGGACTATATCGCGGCGAAGTATCCGCATCTGATGCCGCTGTATGAGGAGATCTACGGAAAGCGGAATCGCGGCTATTTTGAAGCCCTCGAAAAGAAAGCCGAAGAGATGGCTCACAGATACGGCTGCCGCTTCGTGGATAATGAAACGCCCTACGAGCGCGTACCGCAGGGGCATCCGACCATCGTGGACTACTTCTATCATGAAGAGGTTCGAGGCTCCCAGAATACGGGAGTTCGAAATAAGAAGGAGGAAAACTGACATGGCAAACTTCAGCAAGTGGAACGCAAAGCAGGACCCGAGAACCGAACTGCACGACGTACTGGGACTGACCGGCGCGGAGATCAGCATCAACAACCTTCCCGCAGGCGCTGGTGTGCCTTTCGTACACGCCCATAAGAAGAATGAGGAAATCTACATCATCCTGTCCGGCAAGGGCAGCGCTGTACTCGACGGCGAAAAAGTTGATTTTGCCGCCGGAGATGTGATCAGGGTAGCGCCCGCAGTGAAGCGGCAGTTCAGCGCCGCCGCCGATTCACCTGTCAGCTGGGCCTGTATTCAGGTTCGGGAGAATTCCCTCGAAGAGTATACTGCCGGGGATGCTGTCATCGGATAAGACAGGATCAATGGCTTGAAATCAGTCTGGCTTCGCTGCAGTACTTTTCATCCATGAAAGAGGTCATCGACACCAGTGGGTTGACTGTTGACCAAATCGCCGAACTGATCATGAGCGAATAACGCCATGATCATATTGCTCCGGAAAATCGGGATTGGGAGGAGTATCATTATGTGGTTTTTGCTGGCACTTGGTTCCGCTGTTTTTGCTGCGTTGACATCAATACTGGCGAAGATAGGAATAGAAGGTGTCGGATCGAATCTGGCTACTGCGATCCGTACGATGGTTGTCGTTCTCATGGCATGGGGAATGGTATTGATTACGCATCAGCAAACCGGAATAAAAGACATCAGCCAGAAAAGCTGGTTTTTCCTGATCCTGTCCGGCCTTGCTACTGGTGCCTCATGGCTTTGCTATTACAAGGCTTTGCAGATGGGAGAAGCTTCCAAAGTCGTTCCGATTGATAAGTTGTCCGTTGTCATTACGCTGATACTGGCGTTTGTTTTTCTGCATGAAGAATTGACCCTTAAGTCAATGATAGGGTGTATTCTGATTGGAGCCGGAACAATGTTGATGGTTTTGTGATACAAGTTCCAGTTGGTCGGGACACTTGTTTGTAAGGAAAATCGGAAGATAAAGCTACAAAGAGGATGAACACCCCTGACCGTGAACACCCCCTGAACACCCTGAACACCCCGTGTTCATAAAACCGTGAACACCCCCTGAACACCCCTTGGCTGAACACCCGCCCGTGAAACAAGAAAACCGCCAGTTCATTTGAAATCAAAGGCTTCAGCGGTTTGAACACGGCTTCATATTTTTGTTGCAAACTCGACCACATAGCCAGAGCACATCGTTCACATCGACGGGGCAAACGAAGGAAACGTCTCCCCAGTGGGGAGTGTCGAAGACAAGTGACTTGAGTTTGTTGGCGTGAAAGGAAGAATGAAGCCTGCTCCAAAGGCTTCAGGCGACCATTGAACGAACGGAACACTGGTTCGAGTCCACTGGACATAGATTTGAGTTCGGACGATGACAGAACGGACTGTCCTTGCAGTCACGTTCTTGAGTCCAGTACAGACCACACGGAATAAGGATCACCTTCGTGGTGATCCTTTTTTCGTGGGCCGGATATTACCTTTTTTCAATTGGCAGCCAGATTTGTATATAGCGCTCCGCTCTCGGCGCCCAGTGCATTACAACAATCTCCGGTGCGTCCTTCAGCTGAAAGCCCATCTCAGGCATCCATTCTGTGATGATCTGTACCCGCTGCTTCAGAAGATCGCAATAATCATTGATCGTGTTTTTTTCGCTTTTTGCTTCCAGGATCAGGTATGTGGACTGTGGAATGACCACATTTTCCAGAGCAAGGCCTTCCACAAAATCCACTCCCGTAACGGTGTGATCAAAAAGATGCTCCCTGTCCCATTCATCCAGCTGATGGCAGTAATAAAAATCATATCCTTCGCCATCAATGTTTGTCACAAGCTGGTAAATGTCGCCGCCGCCCGCCACGCCTCTCAGGAACCACTGAATTCCCCGCGTTGTGACATACCAGTTTTCTTCCTGCCGGGCTCGTTCCTCTCCCCACGGTTCTCCGTGGAACCGCTCCTTGTGTCCTGTCAGGATCATTTCGGGCTTTTCTTCGATTCTGTAGTTCATAGAAGCACCACCTTCCATTGATACTTTCAGTACGATTCTGGAAAAGGACCGCAGAGGTGTGCCTCCTGTTTTTACCTGGGAGGGCAGGACTCCGTGAAACCGCTGGAAAGCTCTTGCAAAACTGTCCGGATTGTCATAACCGTATTTCACGGCAGCGTCGATGACCTTCATTTCTCCCCGTGCCAGGTCCGCTCCCGCCAGGGAAAGCCTTCTGTTTCGGATATACTCCCCCAGGGTCATGTCGCAGACGATGCTGAACACTCTCTGAAAATGATAGCTGGAAGAAAAGCTCTGCGCAGCAGCCTCCTCCAGGTTCACATCCTCAAGGATGTGCTCTTCCACATAATCAATTGCCTTTTGTAATCCGGTCATCCAGTTCATCGTTTTGCTCCTTTTCCGATCGTCCGACTGGATTGTAATGCATCCTGAAAAACCTTTCCCTACTTATTTTGCGCTTTGACGTAGTATACTCCCGTGTTTGTCCCCGGGTCACACGCCTGAGTTGTTATAAAGTATCCTGTGCCTCAATATCCGGTACAAATCCATCCGTGATTCTGTAGTCGATGCCTGCTTTGCGCGCCTGGGATACCTGGAAGCGGCGGGGGACCCGGTGCAGTTTGCCGTCTTTGATCAAATAGGCTCCTGTCTGGTGGAACTGGAAAGGGACGCCTTTGTTCATACACTGGCGGCGGACGTCCAGAACCCATTTGTAATCAAGGGGCCGCACGTTGATGCCGGATTCGCCTGAGCAGGCCACTTCGCAGATGCTGCCGTCAAGATACTTTTCAAGATTGACCGGGCCGAGCATGGGGCCGAGGATAATCGTTTTGAATTTGATGGGAAGCCCTGCGAAGATCGGCAGGCGGAAATCCGCCCGGTCCTGGTTTTCACAGGTGCAGCCTACGATCACATTATCATAGCCGTTTCCCCAGTCAGGCGGTATACATTCCATAAAGCGTTCGATGCGCTTTGTGAAGAAGTAAAACATACAGTCACTGCGGCGCTTTATCATTTCCCAGCATTCATCACGCCATTCGTCCGCGTCTTTCAGCAGAAAATCCGAGGTAAAGCAGGTCATGACGAGAGAACCGGGCGCAACCTTCGGTGTTCCGTCACGCTTCGTTTTGACCGGCAGGTTGAAATTCTGTGTTTTGCGGCATTGCTCTGACGAAACCGTACTGCCGTATGCTTCATCCTGCCGGTAAACATAGCAGTAACGGCAGCCTTCGGAATACTTTGTGCAGCCATGCCAGGGGTTCCAGCTTGCGTATTTCTGTTCACTCATTGCGTTATATCAGGCAAAGGATAATGTTGACCAGGATCAGGATATGCAGAACAGTGTGATACAAATCCGGGATCAGTCTTGTATCACTGGCGGGAATAATCCGGATGCTGTCCCGGAAGCACTCGTTATACCCCTGCAGTTTCTTTTCGCTTGCGCCGAAGATCGTGAAATACCAGTGGCACATAAACTGCACGACGAACCAGAGTAGCAGGACGCCAAAGAGAATCCACTTTCCGGCCGGCTGGAAGCAGTGAAAAGCGATGATGCCAAGGGTGTACAGGCAGAGCATGAAGAACTCGGCGCTCTTTATGCCGACGCCTCCCACAAGAATCTTTTTTCCGATTTTGTATGTGATGGTGCATCCCAGGAACCAGATCCATAAGATCACCTGGAAGATGATTGCGAGTGTCACAGCCGGTACCTCCATGGAATTTAAGTTTCAAAAGCTCTCCGCTGGCCACAGGCCTTTTCCCGCGCAGGGCTTATTCCGGGAGCCGATTTCGATCAGGTTTCCTCCTGCTCCCGACCCGCTTTACAGGATCCCGTGCTTATTCCATTTCAGGATGGTTTTGTAGCCGAGCTTGGCATACCAGGGGGCGACTCCCGTGTAATGAATATAGCTGAGATCGTATCCTTCTTCTTTCAGGATCCTGGTTACGTCCCTGACCATCACCAGGCCGAGACCCCTGTTCCGGTATTCAGGCACGGTTCCCACACATCCGGGACCGCCGATCTTTATCTTCTGTCCCTCCAGCAGGTGTTCGCCCATGTCCTCAATCATACAGAAGCTGGCGATCTTTCCATTGACAAACCCGCAGTATACCCTGCTTTTTCCGTCATACAGTTTCACCCAGTCCGGGATCACCTGGTTCACGGCCGCGTGCAGTTCATCCATGCTGCCCTGGAATATGCCAAATGAAATATCACTGTCAAATGTTTTCTGATACGCGTTTGGATCAAATTCATCCAGCGGGAGGATCATCTCTTCATAGCTCCACTCTTCGTTTATGGAACGGATGTATTCCCTTTCAAAAAATCCAGGATGCATTTCCATGAATAAAGCTTCATAATCTTTTTTTTCAGCCATGTGTTTACTCCCTCCGTATTTTGTCCCTGATCCGCAGGGCGGCCTCGATGTGCATAATCCAGTGCCGGGAAAAAGGCATCTGGATCAGCCCACGGATATCCTTCCCGCACCAGTAGTCAATCAGCCAGTATGCCGCTTCATCCGTGCTGACGGTTTTCAATGATTTCAGGATTTCTTTCCTTTCTTCCGAAGGCTTCTGTTTCAGCATACTGTACGGCAGATCCTCAAGGATCTTCTCTGTACCGGCTTTCACTTCCGCGATATAGGCGTACAGTTCATCCAGGTCCAGCTGTTTTGAAAAATCGGCGATCTGCTCTTTCACAAGCTCATTGCCGGTGGTAATGATGGGGGAGTGGATTCGCTGCTGATAATTTCCGGAGAAGAAAACCTGGTCATCCCCGGCAATCAGGGTATGGGCCACAATATCCTCAATCCGGAAAATATGCCAGATGGAGTAGGCGATGGTTTTGCTGTGGTACCCGTCAGAATTGATAAAGGGAATGGCGTTGAAATCCTCCCTGGTCAGCTCTTCTTTCAGCGCATAAAGAGTATCCATGAGCTGACCGCGCAGGCCGGCAAGCATCCGGAGCCCCTCCGGCCAGGTGGCTTCTTTTTTGATTTGCGCCTGCATTTCCTTATTCAGGTCAGACCACTGTTTATTCATGTTTCCTCCATCAGTCGGGAAAGGGATGAAAAAGTGAACGCGGCATTTCTGTGTTTAGAACGATCATACCAAAGCATGGATTGACAGTCAAACAGAAACAAAAAGCCGCGCACCGTTTTCCGGTGCGCGGCTGTGAATGGCAAATCGGGATACAGCTGTATCAGGGGTATCAGATGGTTTTTACGTATCTGATTTCACGCTTGCCCCAGCGCTTGAAGATCTTGTCCCTGCCGTCGAAATGGTAGTGGTTCTTTTCATAGCAGTTCCGGCCCATTTCGTTTTCTTCCAGGACCCAGATCACAAACTCCCTGCAGCCTTTTTCTTTGCCTTTTTCCTCAAAGAACCGGATCATCTCGGAACCAATGCCCTGTCTTACATAGGCAGGATCGACATAAATGAAATGGAGTTCAAAGGCGTTTTCCTTATCCTCATCCTCATTCATGCCGATGCCCATCATGGCCTTGACGATTCCGGTATCGGGGTCTTCGTACACGTACATATCGAACCGCTTTTCCGAGATCCAGCGGGTGTGGACCGGGACGCGGCTCTCCACGGTTAAGTCTTTTAAGAGTTCTTCCGAAAGGATATTCTGATAAGCATACCGGCTGCTGATCACATCGATCTCAGCAGTCCGGGCAGCATCATGAATGGTGGCCTCACGAATCATTCTGCATTCACCTCATTATGAAATTATAGATATATGATCAGTCAGAAAGACCAGTTATATTCCGATTTGCCGATTATCACCGTAAATTATTGGCGACAACAACAGCAGTTCCTGTAATCCGAATAGTCTCCGGCTTTCCATGCCTTGTGACAACACAGATCATCCAGACGTTCGATATAGAGAGATGTGGTTTTGTATGCTGCCATGGTTACCGGACCTCCCTTCAGGAACATCGAAATTTGGGTTGCGTTATCCTATCACAAATGAGAGGTGAATTCAACACAAAAGTGGACACTGGGGACTGTCTGATATGTACCCAGTTTCCTGGACACATTGATTTATGATCGAGGCTCAACCCATGGATGCCATCCTGTATTTTACGGGTGGCATCCATTTTGTTTTTGCCTGGATGCGCTCATTGTTGTAGTAGTCAATGTACTTCGCCATGGCTGAGGAGAACTCCTCATATGATTTGTAGTCTTTCTCGCATCCATAAAACATCTCGTTCTTTAGTCGTCCGAAGAATGTCTCCATAATACTGTTGTCATAGCAGTTTCCCTTCCTGGACATAGATTGAATAATGCCACACTTCTCAATTGTATTTCTAAAATAAGCATGTTGGTACTGCCATCCCTGGTCAGAGTGAAAGATCAACCCATTAAGTGAGGAAAATTTGTTCAATCCTTTCTCCAGCATCCGTCGAATCTGTTCTAGGTTTGGACTGAGTGAGAGATCGTAAGAGATGACCTCGTTTGTGTGCATATCCAGAATTGGAGAGAGGTAGCACTTTCCCCAAGGGAAACTGAATTGAGAGACGTCGGTTGTCCATTTTTGCAAAGGTTTCGTTGTACTGAAGTCTCGGTTAATGAGGTTATCTGCCACCTTTCCAACTTCTCCCTGATAAGAATGGTACTTTTCTTTCGGACGTTTACCTTTAAGGTACATGCAATGCATTAATCGCTGGACTTTTTTGTGGTTTACCTTATATCCTCTGTTAATCAGTTCGTGGTGTACTCTCCGAACACCATATCGACCTTTGTTGTGTTCAAAGATTTCCCTGATCACACATGCGACTGCTTCGTTCCTTTTCGCTACCACGTCTTCTTTTGAAACTTCGTAATAGTACGTGGATCTGGAAAGGCACATCGCTTTAAGAAGATACTTCAGTTGGTATCCTTCTTCTCTAAGTTCTTTGATGATCGCTGCTTTTTCGCCTTGAGTCGCGCAGCCTCTTTTTCTTCTCTCAAGGCGATCTCTTTTTTTATGACTTCGATTTCTGCTTTAATGTATGCGTTTTCGGCCCTTAGTCTCACAAGCTCTTCATACTCGGATTCATTGAGTTTCCTAGGGTTGTTGTAATTGATTTTCTTCATATGGGGCTCCTTTGATGGTCGGCCTTTTCTCATGTTTACCAGACCATTATACCCCTCGAGCTTATATTTGCGAACCCAGCGAGAAAGTAAGCCGTTGTGTATACCTGCCTCATTAGCTACTGACAGGATTGATGAACCTGCAATAACCTTGGCAACCAGCTCATATTTCTCTTCTGGAGTCCATTCCTTATTAGTCCCCCGGCGCTTGAGAACCTCCGGCCCATTTGCTTCTTCTGCATGGAACCATCGCAGAATCATCCTGTGAAAGTTTTTAGGATCTTTAATACTTGTGGGAGTCTCTGGCCACCTTCCCTCTCTGTACATCTCAACGCATTTCCTCTTGTACTCATAACTGTAATGCATAAAAATACCCTCCTTACTGGTGTCCAGTAAAGAGGGTACACATCAGTCCCCAGTGTCCACTTTCGGGAAAAGACAAATGAGGAAAACGGCTTACTCCTCTGCGACGACCATCAGCACGGCGGGGACGGGGCCGTCACAGCCTTTGAGGAAGCGGCCGCGGGTCCGGGCTTCATAGAGCAGGGCGGTGGGGAAGTAGCAGCAGGTGTTCAGGTAGCGGAGGAAGCCCGGCACGTCGCTTTGGAGGTGCTTCGGAACCTCCACGGGATTCCGGAACATCCGGGCATACTCCCCGCGGAAGGCTTCCAGCAGTTTACCCGCGTATTCATCCGTCAGGCTGTAGATGGCGTTCCTGTCTTTTTCGCTCAGCACGGGAACCAGCAGCTTCAGTTTTCCCTCGGGAGACCGCTCCAGGAAGTTCAGCTTCAGGAAGACGTCCACGTTCTCCAGCATCTTTCCTGGAATGCCGGAAAGCATGCCCTCATCGTCGCGGTAAACAGCGTACAGGAGCTTCATCACAAATTCCGCCGACTCGGTGGAGTCGACTGCCAGGTGATAGACCCGGTGCGCCTTGCCCAGGATCCTGTCGTCCAGGTCATAGTCATGCAGTCCCACGGTCCGGGCCCCCGGCAGGTGCTCCAGGTACCGGGTTGCTTCGCCGCTGACGTCATACATGGCATAGGGGCTGTGATCGTAATCATAATCCGGGGGATACCGGTTGCCCATGGCGTACCATTTGCCGCCGTCTTTCCTGTCCGGGTATTCCGCAAGGGGCACATGGCCGGCCACCTCGTCCCGCGCCCTCAACACGGACTGGTAGATGGACCGGAGGGCGAAATACCCCTCCAGCTTCAGGCGGGCGGAAGCGTTCTGCTTCCGGTAGTATTCCGTATTACGCAGGGCGTTCAGGCCTTCTTCCACGGTATGCCAGACGCCGCCGAACAGTTCCGCCGCCAGCGTTTTCTGGTTTTCCAGGCTTCCGGCCCGGTCCTCTTCCGTATAAATGATGAAATCCGTGAAGACCTTGTCTCCGGTGCGCTTCATCAGCTCCCCGTCCACCAGCCGTTCCACAACGGGCTCAATATAGGCCGTGGAGATGCCGATGGCGTCCGCCAGCTCGGGCAGGGTGACCGGTTTTTCATAGGCCAGGATCAGGAGGTTCATGGCGATTTTATCATCCCTGACCAGGCTGTAAGGTTCGTCCTTGAGCCCGGGGATCCCGGTGTTTGCCATCCACAGGGTTTCCGGCTCGAAGCTTTGCTTTTGATATTTTTCCATGGTTAAATCCTTTCTCAGCATATCCCTGCCCAGGCGAAGGCGGCTTTTGACAGTGTTTTGCGGAAGGGACAGCGTTTCCGCGATTTCCTTTACGCCCTGTCCCCGGAAGTAATGGCGGATCAGTACCTCCCGGTACTGCTTCGTCATGCGCGCCACCAGCCGGCGGAGATTCTCCTCTTCTGTCAGTTCCCCGTCGTCCGCGGGCTCCGGCAGAGCGGCTGTATCGCGGGCCAGGGCATAGTCCACCCCGCAGAACACTAGGGGTTTCCGGTATTTACTGCGCAGCATGTCATAGAAGCGCCGGTTCAGCACCGTGACAAGCCAGTTCCGGGCGTTGTCAATCTGCTTTCCGTTCCGGATGGCCAGAAGACCTTCCAGAAGCGCAGCCTGCACCAGGTCCTGGGCGTCATCCCAGGAGTCGCACTTGCCGGCTGCCACGCCCAGCAGGTAATCCGCATGTTCCAGTAATTCTTCCGTTCTCATCTGAGGTTCCTCTGACAGAGTTTTTTTGAAGCTTCACCTGATAGTCGCAGAATAATGGGAAAGGTTCAGTGGGGGAAATGGTTTTTTATCATAATAACAGATTATTGGCTTTCGCCAAAATGAAATGTTGATCTGCGATCAACGTGAAATATTGACTTGCAGTCAATATGAAATATCTGACTGACGTCAGATGTGAAATATTCGGACTTTGTCCGAATGTGATAGTTAGTTTCTGCTTGCGTTGAGGGGGTTTCGTATGTGACAAAGGGACAAGGTTGCTTCGCAACAATGATATGTTGATCTGCGATCAACGTGATATATTGCTTCGCAATATGATATATTTGCCTTCGGCAAATGTGATATATTCGCCCAATGGCGAATGTGATAGTTACTCATCTGCTTTCGATTCGGGATTATATGAAATAAGCACCTCCGGAGAGATGCTCTGGTTTTTATATCACTCGATGATGGACAGATGATCGATGCAGGCGGGGAGGTGCATCATATGGTGATAGGTCATGGGGGTCAGGATCATGCCGGCGCGGGTCAGCCTGCCCCAGAACACCAGCAGCCACACAGAACGGAAGTCCGTGGTGACGCCGCCGACTTCCAGGATCCGCATGACCCACTCTTCGGGCACCATGGACTTGATCTCGTCCAGGGTCATCTTCTCCAGGATGATCCGGGTGTTTTTGCCCACGGTGATCATGTAGTCGCGCAGGGCTTCCGCGTTGATCTTCTCGCCGAAGGCCTTGACTTCATCCGGCTCCAGGGCGTTGCCGGTATCCGTGATCGTGGCGCCGATCTTTTTCTGCCAGTCGTCGTTGAAAATCTGGTCCTGGTTGGCCATCAGGATATTGCTGACCAGGTCCTCAATGCGGTAGGTGTGCCAGAACTGCCAGCAGAGCGGCACAAAATCCGTTCCGGCATAATGTAAATCCGTATCCC is a genomic window containing:
- a CDS encoding GNAT family N-acetyltransferase, which produces MIREATIHDAARTAEIDVISSRYAYQNILSEELLKDLTVESRVPVHTRWISEKRFDMYVYEDPDTGIVKAMMGIGMNEDEDKENAFELHFIYVDPAYVRQGIGSEMIRFFEEKGKEKGCREFVIWVLEENEMGRNCYEKNHYHFDGRDKIFKRWGKREIRYVKTI
- a CDS encoding helix-turn-helix domain-containing protein, which encodes MHYSYEYKRKCVEMYREGRWPETPTSIKDPKNFHRMILRWFHAEEANGPEVLKRRGTNKEWTPEEKYELVAKVIAGSSILSVANEAGIHNGLLSRWVRKYKLEGYNGLVNMRKGRPSKEPHMKKINYNNPRKLNESEYEELVRLRAENAYIKAEIEVIKKEIALREEKEAARLKAKKQRSSKNLEKKDTN
- a CDS encoding RNA polymerase sigma factor, with the protein product MRTEELLEHADYLLGVAAGKCDSWDDAQDLVQAALLEGLLAIRNGKQIDNARNWLVTVLNRRFYDMLRSKYRKPLVFCGVDYALARDTAALPEPADDGELTEEENLRRLVARMTKQYREVLIRHYFRGQGVKEIAETLSLPQNTVKSRLRLGRDMLRKDLTMEKYQKQSFEPETLWMANTGIPGLKDEPYSLVRDDKIAMNLLILAYEKPVTLPELADAIGISTAYIEPVVERLVDGELMKRTGDKVFTDFIIYTEEDRAGSLENQKTLAAELFGGVWHTVEEGLNALRNTEYYRKQNASARLKLEGYFALRSIYQSVLRARDEVAGHVPLAEYPDRKDGGKWYAMGNRYPPDYDYDHSPYAMYDVSGEATRYLEHLPGARTVGLHDYDLDDRILGKAHRVYHLAVDSTESAEFVMKLLYAVYRDDEGMLSGIPGKMLENVDVFLKLNFLERSPEGKLKLLVPVLSEKDRNAIYSLTDEYAGKLLEAFRGEYARMFRNPVEVPKHLQSDVPGFLRYLNTCCYFPTALLYEARTRGRFLKGCDGPVPAVLMVVAEE